In Bacillus sp. DX3.1, the following proteins share a genomic window:
- the mtnK gene encoding S-methyl-5-thioribose kinase, with the protein MSKFTKYFLMEAHDVIEYVKEKLPAFENAQNLRCKEIGDGNLNYVFRVWDEENGSSVIVKQAGDTARISDEFKLSTNRIRIESDVLQLEGKLAPELVPDVYLFDRVMNCCVMEDLSDHTILRTALMNHQVFPKLADDLTTFMVNTLLLTSDVVMNHKEKKDLVENYINPELCEITEDLVYSEPFTDHNKRNELFSLNEGWIREHIYSDDVLRMEVAKLKFSFMTNAQALLHGDLHTGSVFVRKDSTKVIDPEFAFYGPMGYDIGNVMANLMFAWVNAEATMAAGAEKDAYMSWLESTITDVIDLFGTKFLEAWSTHVTEIMAKEPGFDRWYLQSVLEDTAAVTGLELIRRIVGLAKVKDITSIIDDENRARAERICLQAAKLFILQASKHKTGADFLQTLKEQAVHSAK; encoded by the coding sequence ATGTCTAAGTTCACGAAGTATTTTTTAATGGAAGCTCATGATGTAATCGAGTATGTGAAAGAGAAGTTACCTGCATTTGAAAATGCACAAAATTTACGTTGCAAGGAAATTGGGGATGGCAATTTAAATTATGTGTTTCGTGTTTGGGATGAGGAGAATGGAAGTTCTGTTATTGTGAAGCAAGCCGGGGATACGGCACGTATTTCGGATGAGTTTAAGTTGTCTACGAACCGGATTCGCATTGAGTCGGATGTGCTGCAGCTAGAGGGGAAGCTGGCACCTGAACTTGTGCCGGATGTGTATTTGTTTGATCGTGTGATGAACTGTTGTGTGATGGAGGATTTATCTGATCATACAATTTTGCGAACTGCACTTATGAATCATCAAGTTTTTCCGAAGCTTGCAGATGATTTGACGACGTTTATGGTGAACACACTTTTATTAACATCAGATGTGGTGATGAATCATAAAGAGAAGAAGGATCTTGTGGAAAATTATATAAATCCAGAGCTATGTGAGATTACAGAAGACCTTGTGTACTCCGAACCGTTTACAGATCATAACAAGCGCAACGAGTTGTTTTCTTTAAATGAAGGGTGGATTCGAGAACATATATATAGTGATGACGTCCTACGTATGGAAGTGGCGAAGCTAAAGTTTTCGTTTATGACGAATGCACAGGCGTTATTGCATGGTGATTTACATACTGGGTCTGTATTTGTACGAAAGGATTCTACAAAGGTGATTGATCCAGAGTTTGCTTTCTACGGGCCAATGGGCTATGACATTGGAAACGTGATGGCCAACTTAATGTTTGCATGGGTAAATGCGGAGGCAACAATGGCTGCTGGAGCAGAGAAAGATGCTTATATGAGCTGGTTAGAGTCTACGATTACAGATGTGATTGATCTATTTGGAACAAAGTTTTTAGAAGCTTGGAGTACTCATGTGACAGAGATTATGGCAAAGGAACCTGGGTTTGATCGCTGGTATTTACAGTCTGTGTTAGAGGATACAGCGGCTGTGACTGGCTTAGAGTTAATTCGCCGTATTGTTGGATTGGCGAAGGTGAAGGATATTACATCAATTATAGATGACGAAAATCGTGCAAGAGCAGAACGGATTTGCCTGCAAGCAGCGAAATTATTTATTTTACAAGCAAGTAAACATAAAACAGGCGCTGATTTTTTACAAACGTTAAAAGAACAAGCTGTGCATAGCGCAAAGTAA
- the mtnA gene encoding S-methyl-5-thioribose-1-phosphate isomerase, whose amino-acid sequence MSEQLIPIQWKDDALVLLDQTLLPNEVVYESFTTAEGVWDAIQVMKVRGAPAIGVSAAYGVYLGVKEASEDSMESFIKEVQKVCAYLATSRPTAVNLFWALERMENIAKEHAHLSIVDLKNRLLEEAKAIHTEDEEINRQIGEHALTLFQDGMGVLTHCNAGALATTKYGTATAPMYLAKEKGWDLKIYSDETRPRLQGSTLTALELQRAGIDVTVITDNMAAMVMSQGKIDAVIVGCDRVAANGDVANKIGTLGVSILAKYYNIPFYVAAPTPTIDVKTETGKDIPIEERDASEVINRFGQYSAPKESKVYNPAFDVTPHENITAIITEKGIVRAPFAENLQKLLQMSLHH is encoded by the coding sequence ATGTCAGAGCAATTGATACCGATTCAGTGGAAAGATGATGCTTTAGTTTTGTTAGATCAAACGCTATTACCGAATGAAGTTGTCTATGAATCTTTTACAACTGCTGAGGGTGTGTGGGATGCAATTCAAGTCATGAAAGTACGCGGAGCACCAGCAATTGGTGTTTCAGCAGCGTACGGCGTGTATCTAGGAGTGAAAGAAGCATCTGAAGATTCCATGGAATCTTTTATAAAAGAGGTGCAAAAGGTATGCGCTTATTTAGCGACATCAAGACCAACAGCGGTGAATTTATTTTGGGCACTTGAGAGAATGGAGAATATCGCAAAAGAACATGCTCATTTATCTATTGTAGATTTGAAAAATAGATTGTTAGAAGAAGCGAAAGCGATTCATACAGAAGATGAAGAGATTAACCGCCAAATTGGTGAGCATGCATTAACGCTATTTCAAGATGGTATGGGCGTATTAACGCATTGTAATGCCGGAGCGCTTGCTACAACGAAATACGGAACAGCGACAGCACCGATGTATTTAGCGAAGGAAAAGGGCTGGGATTTAAAGATTTATTCTGATGAGACACGTCCTAGATTACAAGGGTCTACGTTAACGGCATTAGAATTGCAGCGAGCTGGTATTGATGTAACAGTGATTACCGATAATATGGCAGCGATGGTTATGTCACAAGGAAAGATTGATGCTGTAATTGTTGGTTGCGACCGCGTGGCAGCCAACGGTGATGTAGCGAATAAAATTGGAACGTTAGGTGTGTCAATTCTAGCGAAATACTATAACATTCCATTCTATGTAGCGGCACCGACACCAACAATTGATGTAAAAACAGAGACAGGAAAAGATATCCCGATTGAAGAGCGTGATGCTTCTGAGGTGATTAATCGTTTTGGACAATATTCAGCGCCAAAAGAAAGCAAAGTGTACAACCCAGCATTTGATGTAACGCCGCATGAGAATATTACGGCAATCATTACAGAAAAGGGCATTGTTCGTGCACCGTTTGCGGAGAATTTACAAAAGTTATTACAGATGAGCTTGCACCACTGA
- a CDS encoding L-fuculose-phosphate aldolase: protein MLLQQEREEIVAYGKKMIASGLTKGTGGNISIFNREQGLVAISPSGLDYFETKTEDVVVLNLDGEIVEGERKPSSELDMHLIYYRKREDINALVHTHSPYAKTIASLGWELPAVSYLIAFAGPNVRCAPYETFGTKELAEAAYEGMVDRRAVLLANHGLIAGGHNIKMAFTVAEEIEFCAQIYYQTKCIGEPKLLPEEEMATLAKKFEGYGQQ, encoded by the coding sequence ATGTTACTACAACAAGAAAGAGAAGAAATTGTAGCGTACGGAAAGAAAATGATCGCTAGTGGATTAACAAAGGGGACTGGCGGTAATATTAGTATCTTTAATCGTGAACAGGGGCTTGTCGCGATAAGCCCAAGTGGTTTAGATTATTTTGAGACAAAAACTGAAGATGTAGTTGTTCTGAATTTAGATGGTGAGATTGTAGAAGGTGAGAGAAAGCCTTCAAGTGAATTAGATATGCATCTTATTTATTATAGAAAGCGTGAGGATATAAATGCGCTTGTGCACACTCATTCGCCTTATGCAAAAACAATTGCATCATTAGGATGGGAACTTCCAGCAGTATCTTACTTAATCGCCTTTGCAGGACCGAATGTACGCTGTGCACCTTATGAAACATTTGGAACGAAAGAATTAGCAGAAGCAGCATATGAAGGAATGGTGGATCGTCGTGCAGTTCTCCTTGCAAACCACGGATTAATTGCAGGCGGGCATAATATAAAAATGGCGTTTACTGTTGCAGAGGAAATTGAATTTTGTGCGCAAATTTATTATCAAACGAAGTGTATTGGAGAACCAAAATTGTTGCCAGAGGAAGAGATGGCAACATTGGCTAAAAAGTTTGAAGGATATGGTCAACAGTAA
- a CDS encoding iron ABC transporter permease has product MQQSITKKQRVIVLALLILIIATIAIGMGLGDASLSYDRLIPTLLGQGTFKEEFILFSLRLPRIVITLLAGMALALSGTILQGITRNDLAEPGIIGINSGAGVAIAIFFLYFPIQADSFVYLLPVIAFIGAFITACLIYVFSYSKTAGLQPVRLTLTGIGFSFALSGAMIVLISSAERTKVDFIAKWIAGNIWGDDWVFVLALLPWLAVLIPFTFYKANRLNLLALNEHVAIGVGVALEKERRSLLLAAVALAASAVSVTGGIAFIGLMAPHIAKSLVGPRHQLFIPVAILIGGWLLLFADTIGRHIVEPSGIPAGIMVALIGAPYFMYLLLKK; this is encoded by the coding sequence ATTCAACAATCTATAACAAAAAAACAACGCGTCATTGTATTGGCATTACTCATACTCATTATCGCTACGATCGCAATCGGAATGGGCCTAGGGGATGCTTCTCTATCCTACGATAGGCTGATACCAACCCTTCTTGGTCAAGGTACGTTTAAAGAAGAATTTATTTTATTTTCTCTTCGATTACCTAGAATTGTAATTACACTATTAGCGGGTATGGCACTTGCATTATCGGGTACTATATTACAAGGCATTACCCGAAATGATTTAGCTGAACCTGGCATTATCGGCATTAACTCCGGAGCAGGCGTCGCAATTGCGATTTTCTTTTTATATTTTCCAATACAAGCCGATTCATTTGTTTATTTACTACCAGTTATTGCTTTTATCGGTGCTTTCATTACTGCCTGTCTCATCTATGTCTTTTCATACAGCAAAACTGCTGGACTTCAACCTGTAAGATTAACATTAACAGGCATTGGATTTTCATTCGCGCTTTCTGGCGCAATGATTGTACTGATTTCATCTGCTGAACGCACGAAAGTAGACTTTATCGCAAAATGGATCGCCGGAAACATTTGGGGAGATGATTGGGTCTTTGTTTTAGCACTCCTTCCGTGGTTAGCTGTGCTGATTCCATTTACTTTCTATAAAGCAAATCGATTAAATCTCCTTGCACTTAACGAACATGTGGCAATTGGTGTTGGTGTTGCACTTGAAAAAGAACGCCGCTCCCTCCTTTTAGCAGCCGTTGCATTAGCAGCTTCTGCCGTTTCGGTCACAGGAGGAATCGCCTTTATCGGACTCATGGCTCCTCATATTGCAAAATCTTTAGTAGGGCCTAGACATCAACTCTTCATCCCTGTTGCCATTTTAATTGGTGGATGGCTATTGTTATTTGCTGATACAATTGGCCGGCATATCGTTGAACCAAGTGGTATTCCTGCGGGGATTATGGTTGCTTTGATTGGTGCTCCTTATTTTATGTATTTGTTGTTGAAGAAATAA
- a CDS encoding iron ABC transporter permease: protein MKRKDVKLMKKDNLRSTSFVYKFILSIIAFFIIFMIALVFGAADTTVKDVWMALTSNASGEKISVIRELRLPREIAAIFVGAGLAVSGAIMQGITRNPLADPGLLGLTGGANAALAITIAFIPSANYVYMMIACFIGAAVGAIMVFGIGMMKKGGLSPLRIVLAGAAVSAFLIAISEGVGIYFKISQDVSMWTAGGVIGTSWSQLQIIVPVISISILIALLFAKQLTILSLSEEVAVGLGQKIIVIKTILFIVIILLAGASVALVGNMAFIGLMVPHMVRPIVGPDYRFVIPMSAIAGASLMLLADTLGRTINAPYETPIAAIISIIGLPFFLFIVRKGGRAFS, encoded by the coding sequence ATAAAAAGAAAAGATGTGAAACTGATGAAAAAAGATAATCTACGTTCCACTTCCTTTGTATATAAGTTCATTTTAAGTATCATCGCGTTCTTTATTATATTTATGATTGCGTTGGTATTTGGAGCGGCAGATACTACTGTAAAGGATGTATGGATGGCGCTTACTTCTAACGCAAGTGGCGAAAAAATCTCCGTCATCCGTGAACTCCGCTTGCCACGTGAAATTGCAGCAATTTTTGTGGGGGCAGGACTCGCTGTTTCTGGTGCAATTATGCAAGGGATCACCCGAAACCCACTTGCAGACCCAGGATTACTTGGACTAACTGGTGGTGCCAATGCTGCCTTGGCAATTACAATTGCCTTTATCCCTTCTGCAAACTATGTTTATATGATGATTGCTTGTTTTATCGGAGCAGCTGTCGGAGCCATTATGGTATTTGGAATTGGAATGATGAAAAAAGGTGGACTTTCTCCTCTTCGAATTGTACTAGCTGGTGCTGCTGTCTCTGCATTCTTAATCGCCATTTCAGAAGGAGTCGGGATTTATTTCAAAATCTCACAAGATGTATCCATGTGGACTGCAGGAGGCGTAATTGGAACATCGTGGAGTCAATTACAAATTATCGTTCCTGTTATTTCAATTAGTATCCTAATTGCCCTCTTATTTGCAAAACAGTTAACGATTCTTAGTCTAAGCGAAGAAGTGGCAGTTGGGTTAGGTCAAAAAATAATCGTCATCAAAACAATTCTTTTTATTGTCATCATCCTTCTCGCTGGTGCCTCTGTCGCACTTGTTGGAAACATGGCATTTATCGGTTTAATGGTTCCTCACATGGTTCGTCCAATTGTCGGACCAGACTATCGTTTTGTTATACCGATGTCTGCCATTGCCGGAGCCTCTCTCATGCTATTAGCGGATACACTTGGACGTACAATTAACGCTCCATACGAAACGCCAATCGCAGCGATTATCTCAATAATAGGTCTACCATTCTTCCTATTCATCGTACGTAAAGGAGGAAGAGCATTCTCATGA
- a CDS encoding iron-hydroxamate ABC transporter substrate-binding protein, producing MKKLFISLTVLFVLVMSACSNGSTDKKNDSSAKENKSGTITYQSENGKVEVPANPKRVVVLSSFAGDVMSLGVNLVGVDSWSKINPRFEKELKDVAEVSDENIEKIIELDPDLIIGLSNIKNIDKLKKIAPTVTYTYGKVDYLTQHLEIGKLLNKEKEAKAWIDDFKKRSAAAGKDIKAKIGEDTTVSVFNKFDKQLYVLGDNWGHGTEILYQEMKLKMPEKVKEKTSKDGYFALSAEVLPEYAGDYMIISTNNKLDNSFQETESYKNIPAVKNNKAFEVDDKEFYFNDPLTLDFQLDFFKKSFLGK from the coding sequence ATGAAAAAACTATTCATTTCACTCACGGTTCTATTCGTGCTAGTCATGAGTGCTTGTAGTAACGGCTCTACAGACAAGAAGAACGATTCAAGTGCAAAGGAAAACAAATCAGGAACGATTACGTACCAATCTGAAAATGGTAAAGTTGAAGTTCCCGCAAATCCAAAACGCGTTGTTGTCCTGTCCTCATTCGCAGGTGACGTAATGTCTTTAGGCGTAAATCTTGTTGGTGTAGATTCATGGTCTAAAATAAATCCACGTTTTGAAAAAGAGTTAAAAGATGTTGCAGAAGTGTCCGATGAAAATATTGAAAAAATTATTGAACTAGATCCAGATTTAATTATTGGTTTATCTAACATTAAAAACATCGATAAGTTAAAGAAAATCGCTCCTACTGTAACGTACACATATGGAAAAGTTGATTACTTAACACAACACTTAGAAATCGGAAAACTATTAAATAAAGAAAAAGAAGCAAAAGCTTGGATTGATGATTTCAAAAAACGTTCTGCAGCAGCAGGAAAAGATATTAAGGCAAAAATTGGTGAAGACACAACTGTTTCTGTTTTTAACAAATTCGACAAACAACTTTATGTACTCGGCGATAACTGGGGCCATGGAACAGAAATTCTTTATCAAGAAATGAAATTAAAAATGCCTGAAAAAGTTAAAGAAAAAACATCAAAAGATGGTTACTTTGCATTATCTGCCGAAGTTCTTCCTGAGTACGCTGGAGATTATATGATTATAAGTACAAACAATAAATTAGATAATTCATTCCAAGAAACAGAATCTTATAAAAACATTCCAGCAGTAAAAAACAATAAAGCTTTTGAAGTAGATGACAAAGAATTCTACTTTAATGATCCACTTACATTAGATTTCCAATTAGATTTCTTTAAGAAAAGCTTTCTTGGTAAATAA
- a CDS encoding NAD(P)/FAD-dependent oxidoreductase yields the protein MNQEELFDVTVIGGGPAGLYSAFYSGLREMKTKIIEFQPQLGGKIHVYPEKMIWDIGGQPPITGAKLIDQLVEQGLTFHPEVVLNEKVASITRNQEGIFVLTTSSGQKHFSKTVIVAMGSGILKPQKLEIEGAERFEVSNLNYTVKSLKHFKDKIVIVSGGGNSAIDWANELEPIAKKVYLTYRKDALAGHEAQVTQLMNSSAVCFLNTSITKLIACENHEAIERVELTNHETGEISYVSIDEVIINHGYERDMTLLENSELDIAIADHYYIAGNSISESSIPGLYAAGDILKYEGKVHLIAGAFQDAANAVNKAKPFIEPNASDHAMVSSNNEMFKQRNRELVKQMMK from the coding sequence ATGAATCAAGAGGAATTATTTGATGTAACCGTGATTGGAGGAGGTCCGGCAGGGCTTTACTCAGCGTTTTATAGTGGACTTAGAGAAATGAAAACGAAGATAATTGAATTTCAACCACAATTAGGTGGGAAAATACATGTATATCCAGAGAAAATGATTTGGGATATTGGAGGGCAGCCACCTATTACGGGAGCAAAATTAATTGATCAGCTTGTGGAGCAAGGGCTAACATTTCATCCAGAAGTAGTATTGAACGAAAAAGTAGCGTCAATCACTCGGAATCAAGAGGGGATTTTTGTGTTAACCACTTCCTCCGGCCAAAAACATTTTTCAAAAACAGTTATTGTAGCTATGGGAAGTGGAATATTAAAACCGCAAAAGCTAGAGATAGAAGGTGCGGAGCGATTTGAAGTATCAAATTTAAATTACACAGTGAAATCTTTAAAGCATTTCAAAGATAAAATAGTCATTGTTTCAGGTGGAGGAAATTCTGCAATAGATTGGGCAAACGAATTAGAGCCTATTGCGAAAAAAGTTTATTTAACATATAGAAAAGATGCTTTAGCAGGTCATGAAGCACAAGTAACACAACTGATGAATAGTTCAGCTGTTTGTTTTTTGAATACGTCGATTACAAAACTTATTGCGTGTGAAAATCATGAAGCGATTGAACGTGTTGAACTGACGAATCATGAAACAGGAGAAATTTCGTATGTATCAATTGATGAGGTAATCATTAATCATGGTTATGAACGTGATATGACATTATTGGAGAATAGTGAACTAGATATTGCAATAGCAGATCATTATTATATTGCAGGTAATTCTATTAGCGAATCTTCGATACCTGGACTTTACGCTGCTGGAGATATTTTAAAGTACGAAGGGAAAGTGCATTTAATAGCTGGTGCTTTCCAAGATGCGGCAAATGCTGTAAATAAAGCAAAACCATTTATCGAGCCAAATGCAAGTGATCATGCAATGGTTTCTTCAAATAATGAAATGTTTAAACAGCGTAACCGAGAACTCGTTAAGCAAATGATGAAATAA
- a CDS encoding YwqG family protein, with protein sequence MLPKSLQMELDNIIKEYGLEEIKAQLNKHAEASIELVLGEQENYEKIGNSRIAGYPDLPSSIEWPCDEDGEYWTFIAQINLSELPRNVVNELPQEGILYFFLGLDEPAYDVDHKIFYYNGDFNDLQKTLPPEGKEEIDFENRDFISHQISFIAKVHIPSESELEEILLEDYEDVYEILCYHTDRLWGNSDTYAGDPKEDAYFCRNGLENLLFHSYMKEEDLLKKIDKVVAEGKKEYAKTLGTCVLPQLREYNSNKEMHKKGIENWHSLLKIGSIDEVGMCWWDAGDLEFLIDTNDLKNKNFSNTYAHICTS encoded by the coding sequence ATGCTACCAAAAAGTCTACAAATGGAATTAGATAATATTATAAAAGAGTACGGTCTTGAGGAAATAAAAGCTCAGCTTAACAAACATGCTGAAGCGAGTATTGAGCTTGTGCTAGGAGAACAAGAGAATTATGAAAAAATCGGTAACAGTAGAATTGCAGGATATCCAGATTTACCTTCTTCTATAGAATGGCCTTGTGATGAAGATGGGGAATATTGGACGTTTATTGCACAAATCAATTTGTCTGAACTTCCGCGAAATGTAGTAAATGAGCTACCTCAAGAAGGCATATTGTATTTCTTTTTAGGGTTAGATGAACCTGCTTACGATGTTGATCATAAAATTTTTTATTACAATGGTGATTTTAATGACCTACAAAAAACTCTTCCGCCAGAAGGTAAAGAAGAGATTGATTTTGAAAATAGAGATTTTATATCGCATCAAATTTCCTTTATAGCGAAGGTACATATACCATCTGAAAGTGAACTTGAAGAAATCCTATTAGAAGATTACGAAGATGTATACGAAATTTTATGTTATCATACTGATCGACTATGGGGGAATAGTGATACATACGCGGGTGATCCGAAAGAAGATGCTTATTTCTGTCGCAATGGATTAGAGAATTTGTTATTTCATTCTTACATGAAAGAAGAAGACCTTTTGAAAAAGATAGATAAAGTGGTTGCTGAAGGTAAAAAAGAATATGCAAAAACATTGGGAACTTGTGTGTTGCCACAATTAAGAGAATACAATTCTAATAAAGAAATGCATAAAAAGGGTATTGAGAATTGGCATTCCCTTTTAAAAATAGGTTCTATAGATGAAGTAGGTATGTGTTGGTGGGATGCTGGAGATCTAGAATTCTTAATTGATACAAATGATTTAAAGAACAAGAATTTTTCTAATACATATGCTCATATTTGTACTAGTTAA
- a CDS encoding helix-turn-helix domain-containing protein — translation MTPLYITIKEAAEYLNLPESYIEELVQQKRIRALYDGEQYLLNKEQFNTHLEQMEKYKQLVEEILNEPIPEDMDVKDED, via the coding sequence ATGACTCCATTGTATATAACGATAAAAGAAGCAGCGGAATATTTAAATCTTCCGGAATCTTATATTGAAGAATTAGTTCAGCAAAAGCGTATTCGAGCTTTGTATGACGGTGAGCAATATTTGCTTAATAAAGAACAATTCAATACGCACTTAGAGCAAATGGAAAAATATAAGCAGTTAGTGGAAGAAATCTTAAATGAACCAATTCCAGAGGATATGGATGTGAAAGACGAGGACTAG
- a CDS encoding cyclase family protein, with product MKVIDLSQTFENNMSQFPGTPPIHLEPITSVEETGFQVTDFHSVVHVGTHCDAPAHFISGATTIDQLPLDQFVGEAILIDVTHVQERKLSKEVLRDVEVKEGDIVIFHSNLSKKWNTEAYAEEAFSLSEELAEELVRLQVKSVGLDFISPDEVTTETSPIHHILLGNDIYLIENLTNLDAIGKQRFFFSAAPLKIKNSDGAFARAFAVIF from the coding sequence ATGAAAGTTATCGATTTATCACAAACATTTGAAAATAATATGTCTCAATTTCCTGGAACACCACCGATTCATCTAGAACCGATTACAAGCGTGGAAGAAACCGGGTTTCAAGTAACAGATTTTCATTCAGTTGTTCATGTCGGTACACATTGTGATGCACCCGCTCATTTTATTTCAGGAGCAACAACAATCGATCAACTACCGCTTGATCAGTTTGTAGGCGAAGCCATTCTCATTGATGTAACACATGTGCAAGAAAGAAAATTATCAAAAGAAGTGTTACGTGATGTTGAAGTGAAAGAAGGAGATATTGTGATTTTCCATTCCAATCTCTCAAAAAAATGGAATACAGAAGCTTATGCAGAAGAAGCATTCTCTCTCTCTGAAGAGCTTGCTGAAGAATTAGTGCGATTACAAGTGAAATCTGTTGGATTAGATTTCATTTCACCAGATGAAGTCACAACGGAAACATCACCTATCCATCATATTTTATTAGGTAATGATATTTACTTAATCGAAAACTTAACAAATTTAGATGCGATTGGAAAGCAGCGTTTCTTCTTTTCCGCAGCACCTCTAAAAATTAAAAATAGTGATGGTGCTTTCGCGAGAGCATTTGCTGTTATCTTTTAG
- a CDS encoding PRK06851 family protein → MTGRILNYYAGGNTARGFYSLYEENLIGLERLFILKGGPGTGKSSLMKAIGREWAERGYDIELLHCSSDNNSIDGVIIPKLKVGIVDGTAPHVIEPKVPGVVEEYVNLGVAWDSEHLRKYKNEITRYVSEASGAFQSAYACFQEALAVHDDWEKIYIDNINFQKANELTEELIQKLFTDKQGKHAIVKHRFLGAATPKGAVDFVPNLTEGLPNRYFIKGRPGSGKSTMLKKIAVAAEEKGFDVEVYHCGFDPNSLDMIIVRELGFAIFDSTAPHEYFPVREGDEIIDMYDLIVTPGTDEKYATEIRDVSIQYKTKMNEAMSFLAKAKAVRDKLERIYIAAMDFTKVDAYKKEIQSEFERIAKLVAQGQK, encoded by the coding sequence GTGACAGGGAGAATTTTAAATTATTATGCTGGTGGTAACACAGCGAGAGGTTTTTATAGCTTATATGAGGAAAATTTAATTGGGCTTGAAAGATTATTCATTTTAAAAGGCGGACCAGGAACAGGGAAATCATCACTGATGAAAGCGATTGGCCGCGAATGGGCTGAAAGAGGATATGATATTGAACTGCTACATTGTTCGTCTGATAATAACTCGATTGATGGTGTGATTATTCCAAAATTAAAAGTAGGGATTGTAGATGGCACCGCACCGCATGTTATTGAGCCGAAAGTGCCTGGCGTTGTGGAAGAATACGTAAACCTAGGAGTTGCTTGGGATTCAGAGCACTTGCGAAAGTATAAAAATGAAATTACACGTTATGTATCAGAAGCAAGTGGTGCGTTCCAATCTGCGTATGCATGTTTTCAAGAAGCGTTAGCAGTTCATGATGATTGGGAGAAAATTTATATTGATAATATTAATTTTCAAAAGGCGAATGAACTAACAGAAGAGCTCATTCAAAAACTGTTCACGGATAAACAAGGGAAACATGCGATTGTGAAACATCGTTTCTTAGGAGCTGCAACGCCAAAGGGTGCGGTTGATTTTGTTCCAAATTTAACAGAAGGTCTTCCGAATCGTTATTTTATAAAAGGGCGTCCTGGTTCTGGAAAATCAACGATGTTAAAAAAAATAGCAGTCGCAGCCGAAGAAAAAGGTTTTGATGTTGAGGTATATCATTGTGGATTTGATCCAAATAGCCTTGATATGATTATTGTAAGAGAATTAGGGTTTGCCATCTTTGATAGTACAGCACCGCATGAATATTTTCCGGTGCGAGAAGGCGATGAGATTATTGATATGTATGATCTTATTGTTACTCCAGGAACCGATGAAAAATACGCTACGGAAATTCGTGATGTTTCCATTCAATACAAAACCAAAATGAATGAAGCAATGTCTTTCTTAGCGAAAGCCAAAGCAGTGCGAGATAAATTAGAGCGCATCTATATTGCTGCGATGGATTTTACAAAGGTAGATGCTTATAAAAAAGAAATACAGAGCGAGTTTGAGCGAATTGCCAAGCTTGTTGCTCAAGGGCAGAAATAA